From Thermoflavifilum aggregans, a single genomic window includes:
- a CDS encoding hybrid sensor histidine kinase/response regulator transcription factor codes for MQSFSLMPRMLLFRVGLCCVLLGGSLAASGQLTRLSFTRVDMDAGLSHNQVNCFWKDDQGFMWIGTMSGLNRYDGYHFTVFRHQVHDTTSLSDNYITNIYPLPDQRLWINTRNGADIYDPRTERFRRDYLNYLHELGLPTGTVSQIIRDQQRRYWFLYDPAYAPAEGSLYCYDPHTRKSRLVWGKQQAATGLLSDSITGMTLDQAGNIWIIDWQGRIGQVNAQTLQLTRHMDIFSGITPHPGNYALFVDRSGGLWAYLTQDAAGVFYYQPATRQFIHFSKGNPRYPLNNDIVYGIIQDRKGNIWIGTDHGGINIIHLPGYEISYILNQPDDDKSLSQNSVYALFRDSSCIIWVGTYKKGFCYYNERFDRFPLYKHWFVHPAELGYDDVNRFLEDAKGNLWIGSNGGGLIYFDRKQNLFRQYVHRSNDPHSLSNNVIVSLCLDQQGKLWIGTYYGGLDCFDGHRFVHYRHRDGDPYSIAGDKVWDILQDRQGRLWIGTLGQGLDRLDLQTGRFIHYPLSDPASTALKYISVLLQDRQGRLWIGTAGGVDVMDPATGRILAHYGHQEGNPASLSNDNVISLCEDARGWMWIGTREGLNLLNPLTGHIQHFYQKDGLPDNAILTILEDSSHQLWMGTPNGLCNLQVSRQADKWQFHFRNFDELDGLQGREFNEKAAYRLREGLLAFGGPNGFNLFDPAHIQISRETPPIVLTNLQIFNHDVGVGEKIKGHVILKQALAQTRSLVLPYNANDFSIEFAALGYSPSIRNMYAYKLEGFNQDWIYTDGSQRKAVYTNLNPGHYVLHVVAANNDGVWDTRGTTLEITILPPFWRTPWAYLLYAAFVIGCLWLARKILLDRARMHFQLQQQQLEAQRMHELDMMKIRFFTNVSHEFRTPLTLILTPLERLLKQDTYPELQKQLHLIYRNARRLMLLVNQLLDFRKLETQSIPLHLSEADVVAYVRELAMSFMDIADRKQIAFTIETNLSSLLMAFDADKLERIVFNLLSNAFKFTPAGGTVALRMEHRIRTDETGNERAYFLLSVIDSGIGIPEEKQPYIFERFFQHDAPPEIMNQGSGIGLSITREFVRMHGGEITVKSTPGLGSRFDVWLPVRSIPAEAASASWQITHVPAPKLAAAASEPQSGHKPAILLVEDNEDFRFYLKDNLQLHYRILEAADGQTAWEIALHEQPALIVSDVMMPGMDGIALAKKLKTDPRTAAIPLILLTARAGDEQQIEGLEAGANDYLVKPFNFEILQTRIRNLLREKRRLHKLHPPAVDLTPPMVQLPAEDEEFLDRARKVVEKYLQDPEFSVAKFSQELYMSRAALYKKIVALTGKSPLEFIRRIRLERARQLLAHSRMTVAEVAYSVGFNNPKYFTRYFKEAFHVLPSEYQQQMRTQPAPLSESTPTGNQMIP; via the coding sequence ATGCAATCTTTTTCTCTTATGCCTCGTATGCTGCTGTTCAGGGTAGGGCTGTGCTGTGTGCTCCTTGGCGGTAGTTTAGCTGCCTCCGGGCAATTGACCAGGTTGTCCTTTACCCGGGTGGATATGGATGCGGGCTTGTCGCATAACCAGGTGAATTGTTTCTGGAAGGATGATCAGGGTTTTATGTGGATCGGCACCATGTCTGGCTTAAACCGTTATGATGGTTATCATTTCACGGTTTTCCGGCATCAGGTTCATGATACCACTTCCCTGAGTGACAATTATATCACCAATATTTATCCGCTGCCCGATCAGAGGCTATGGATCAATACACGAAACGGAGCAGATATTTATGATCCGCGCACAGAGCGCTTTCGCCGGGATTATTTGAATTATCTGCACGAACTGGGTCTGCCCACAGGCACGGTAAGCCAGATTATCCGGGATCAGCAGCGACGCTATTGGTTTTTGTATGATCCGGCCTATGCTCCTGCGGAAGGAAGCTTATATTGCTATGATCCGCACACGCGCAAAAGCCGGCTGGTTTGGGGGAAACAACAGGCAGCAACGGGTTTGTTGAGTGATAGCATCACCGGCATGACATTGGATCAGGCGGGCAATATCTGGATCATTGACTGGCAGGGACGCATAGGGCAGGTGAATGCTCAGACCCTGCAGTTAACCCGTCATATGGATATATTTTCCGGCATAACTCCTCATCCCGGAAATTACGCACTGTTTGTGGATCGCTCGGGAGGCCTCTGGGCTTATCTCACCCAGGATGCAGCCGGCGTATTTTACTACCAACCAGCCACCCGGCAATTTATCCATTTCAGCAAAGGCAATCCCCGCTATCCGTTGAACAATGACATTGTGTATGGCATTATCCAGGACCGAAAGGGCAATATCTGGATAGGCACCGATCATGGTGGGATCAACATCATCCATTTACCCGGTTACGAAATCAGCTACATACTCAATCAGCCGGACGACGATAAGAGCCTGAGCCAGAACAGTGTATATGCCTTGTTCCGCGACTCATCGTGCATCATCTGGGTGGGCACATATAAAAAGGGATTCTGTTATTACAACGAACGATTTGATCGTTTCCCGTTGTATAAGCATTGGTTTGTTCATCCGGCCGAACTGGGCTATGATGATGTAAATCGGTTTCTGGAAGATGCCAAGGGAAATTTATGGATTGGTTCCAACGGGGGTGGGCTGATTTATTTTGACCGGAAGCAAAATCTCTTCCGGCAGTATGTCCATCGCTCCAATGATCCCCATTCACTTTCCAACAATGTGATTGTGAGTTTGTGTCTCGATCAGCAGGGCAAACTGTGGATCGGCACCTACTATGGAGGACTGGATTGTTTTGACGGGCATCGTTTTGTGCATTACCGGCATCGGGATGGGGATCCCTATTCGATTGCCGGCGACAAGGTGTGGGATATACTCCAGGATCGCCAGGGGCGGCTCTGGATTGGCACTCTGGGGCAAGGCCTGGATCGGCTGGATCTACAAACCGGGCGTTTTATCCACTACCCGCTCAGCGATCCTGCTTCAACGGCCTTGAAATATATTTCCGTGCTTTTACAGGACAGGCAGGGGCGGCTATGGATCGGCACTGCCGGCGGGGTGGATGTCATGGATCCTGCCACGGGCCGCATTCTGGCTCATTATGGCCACCAGGAAGGCAATCCGGCCTCCCTGAGCAACGACAATGTGATTTCCCTTTGTGAAGATGCCAGGGGGTGGATGTGGATCGGTACCCGGGAAGGATTGAATCTGCTCAACCCCCTTACAGGACATATCCAGCATTTTTATCAGAAGGACGGGCTGCCGGATAATGCCATTCTCACCATACTCGAAGATTCTTCCCATCAGCTCTGGATGGGTACACCCAATGGCCTGTGTAACCTGCAGGTCAGCCGCCAGGCAGACAAATGGCAGTTTCATTTCCGCAACTTTGATGAGCTCGATGGTCTGCAGGGCAGAGAGTTCAATGAAAAAGCGGCTTATCGCCTCCGGGAAGGCCTGTTGGCTTTCGGAGGTCCCAACGGATTTAACCTGTTTGATCCGGCACATATTCAGATTAGCCGTGAAACGCCGCCAATTGTGCTAACCAATCTGCAGATCTTCAACCACGATGTGGGAGTAGGAGAAAAAATCAAGGGTCATGTAATTTTAAAACAGGCACTTGCCCAGACCCGTTCGCTGGTATTGCCCTATAATGCCAATGATTTTTCCATTGAATTTGCGGCGCTGGGCTATAGCCCTTCCATCCGGAACATGTATGCCTACAAACTGGAAGGATTCAATCAAGACTGGATTTATACCGACGGCAGCCAACGCAAAGCCGTTTATACCAATCTGAATCCCGGGCATTATGTGTTGCATGTGGTAGCAGCCAACAATGATGGTGTATGGGATACCCGGGGCACTACCCTCGAGATTACCATTTTACCTCCATTCTGGCGCACACCCTGGGCCTATTTGCTGTATGCTGCCTTTGTCATCGGATGCCTTTGGTTGGCCCGGAAAATACTGCTAGACCGGGCTCGCATGCATTTTCAGCTGCAGCAGCAACAGCTGGAAGCCCAACGCATGCATGAGCTAGACATGATGAAGATTCGCTTTTTCACCAATGTAAGCCACGAATTCCGTACACCATTAACGCTGATTTTAACTCCTTTGGAACGATTGCTTAAGCAGGATACCTACCCGGAACTGCAGAAACAACTCCATCTTATTTATCGGAATGCCCGCCGGCTGATGTTGTTGGTCAACCAGCTGCTCGATTTCCGCAAACTGGAAACCCAATCCATCCCGCTACATCTTTCCGAGGCCGATGTGGTGGCTTATGTGCGGGAGCTTGCCATGTCGTTCATGGATATTGCTGACCGGAAACAAATTGCCTTTACCATAGAAACCAATCTTTCATCGCTTCTGATGGCTTTTGATGCCGACAAACTGGAACGGATTGTATTCAACCTGCTATCCAATGCATTTAAATTTACACCTGCGGGTGGCACCGTAGCCCTTCGCATGGAACACAGGATACGTACCGATGAAACAGGCAATGAACGGGCTTATTTTCTGCTGAGCGTGATTGACTCGGGCATTGGCATACCTGAAGAAAAGCAACCTTATATCTTCGAACGTTTTTTCCAGCACGATGCGCCGCCGGAAATCATGAATCAGGGCAGTGGTATAGGTCTGTCCATTACCCGGGAATTTGTGCGGATGCATGGAGGGGAAATCACCGTAAAAAGTACACCGGGACTGGGATCTCGGTTTGATGTATGGCTGCCCGTCCGGTCAATTCCAGCGGAGGCTGCATCTGCAAGTTGGCAGATTACCCATGTGCCGGCTCCAAAATTAGCTGCCGCTGCCTCCGAACCGCAATCTGGGCATAAACCAGCGATTCTGCTTGTGGAGGACAATGAAGATTTTCGGTTTTACCTGAAAGATAACTTGCAGCTGCACTACCGCATTTTGGAGGCAGCCGATGGCCAGACTGCCTGGGAAATAGCCCTGCATGAGCAGCCCGCCTTAATTGTCAGTGATGTGATGATGCCTGGCATGGATGGCATTGCACTGGCCAAAAAGCTAAAGACCGATCCAAGGACTGCAGCCATTCCCTTGATTCTGCTCACTGCCCGGGCTGGTGATGAACAGCAGATTGAAGGCCTGGAGGCCGGCGCCAATGATTATCTGGTGAAACCGTTTAATTTCGAAATCCTCCAAACCCGTATCCGCAATTTGTTGCGGGAAAAACGCCGCCTGCACAAACTTCACCCGCCAGCTGTGGATCTTACCCCACCCATGGTGCAACTTCCAGCAGAAGACGAAGAATTCCTCGACAGGGCCAGAAAAGTGGTTGAAAAATATTTGCAGGATCCTGAGTTTTCGGTTGCAAAATTCAGCCAGGAACTCTACATGAGCCGGGCTGCTTTGTACAAGAAAATTGTAGCCCTAACCGGAAAATCTCCGCTGGAGTTTATTCGCAGAATTCGTCTGGAGCGCGCCAGGCAACTGCTTGCCCATTCTCGGATGACCGTGGCTGAAGTGGCTTATAGTGTAGGATTCAACAATCCCAAATATTTTACCCGTTATTTTAAAGAAGCTTTTCATGTGCTTCCTTCGGAATATCAGCAACAAATGCGTACACAACCAGCACCTCTGTCCGAAAGCACTCCTACCGGGAATCAAATGATACCGTGA
- a CDS encoding MBL fold metallo-hydrolase RNA specificity domain-containing protein: MQISFHGAARTVTGSKHLITLKSSRRILLDCGMYQGMGIRARQLNHEWGFDPPSVDLLVLSHAHIDHSGLIPKLVHEGFHGPVYCTSPTRKLSELLLLDSAHIQEEDADFEHRKMAHFSQPPTDENKPLYTVSDVTAAMALFHELPYNQWHQITDEAELMFTDAGHILGSACVHLRIRENGQTFHITFSGDVGRYRDVIVNSPAPFPQADYVIMESTYGNSLHEPASQSADQLLQWITHTCLEKKGKLIIAAFSLGRTQEILYYLNQLELENRLPALSYYLDSPLSIALTEIIKQYPDYFNSRVKKLLEHDDDPFRFQGLEYVREVADSKLLNYVNKPCVIISASGMADAGRIKHHISNNIENSRNTILFTGYCEPESLGGRLLTHPKEVHIFGVPHEVHAEIAQLKSMSAHGDYEDLEQWLGCQDPRQVRQLFLVHGEYEVQLAFQQRLLRKGFPEVMIPDLHQSFYLSL; the protein is encoded by the coding sequence ATGCAAATCAGTTTTCACGGCGCTGCCCGAACGGTTACGGGTAGTAAACATCTGATCACACTCAAATCAAGCCGCCGCATTTTGCTGGACTGTGGCATGTATCAGGGCATGGGCATCAGAGCCCGGCAACTGAATCACGAATGGGGTTTTGATCCTCCATCCGTGGATTTACTTGTGCTGAGCCATGCTCATATTGACCATTCGGGACTTATTCCCAAACTGGTTCACGAAGGCTTCCACGGGCCGGTGTATTGCACCTCCCCCACCCGCAAGCTCAGCGAGCTCCTGCTGCTTGACAGTGCCCATATCCAGGAAGAGGACGCCGATTTTGAGCATCGTAAAATGGCACATTTTTCCCAGCCCCCCACCGATGAAAACAAGCCCCTTTACACCGTTTCTGATGTGACGGCTGCCATGGCTCTGTTTCACGAATTGCCCTATAACCAATGGCATCAGATTACCGATGAGGCAGAATTGATGTTTACCGATGCCGGGCATATCTTAGGCAGCGCCTGTGTGCATCTCCGCATCCGGGAAAACGGTCAGACCTTCCACATCACCTTTTCCGGCGACGTGGGACGTTACCGGGATGTGATCGTCAATTCTCCTGCACCATTTCCCCAGGCAGATTACGTGATTATGGAATCCACCTACGGCAATAGCCTGCATGAACCCGCCAGCCAATCGGCTGACCAGCTGCTGCAATGGATTACCCATACCTGCCTGGAGAAAAAAGGCAAACTCATCATAGCTGCATTCAGCCTGGGACGCACCCAGGAAATTCTGTACTACCTGAATCAACTGGAACTGGAAAACCGTTTGCCAGCCCTCTCGTATTATCTGGACAGCCCATTAAGCATTGCACTGACAGAAATCATCAAGCAGTATCCGGATTATTTTAATTCCCGGGTAAAAAAGCTGCTGGAGCATGATGATGATCCTTTCCGGTTTCAGGGGCTCGAATATGTCCGGGAAGTTGCTGATTCCAAACTGTTGAATTATGTGAACAAACCCTGTGTAATTATCAGTGCTAGCGGCATGGCCGATGCAGGCCGGATCAAACACCATATCAGCAACAATATTGAAAATTCACGCAATACCATTTTGTTTACCGGCTATTGTGAACCCGAATCGCTGGGCGGCCGCTTGCTGACCCACCCGAAAGAAGTACATATTTTCGGCGTACCCCACGAAGTGCATGCCGAGATCGCCCAGTTGAAATCCATGAGTGCCCATGGCGATTATGAAGATCTGGAGCAATGGTTGGGTTGCCAGGATCCCCGGCAGGTACGCCAGCTGTTTCTGGTGCACGGGGAATATGAGGTACAGCTTGCTTTCCAGCAGCGTTTGCTGCGAAAAGGCTTTCCCGAAGTGATGATTCCCGACCTGCACCAGTCTTTTTACCTGAGTCTTTAA
- a CDS encoding glycoside hydrolase family 130 protein has product MRLYNSWMLIGIFCFRIAAGQSVSWPMLPFQKQDSVNPILWPDSAKEWKDPVSRQPVHWMVHNVLNPAAIVHGGQIWLLFRAQDASPLAPTGTSRIGLASSSDGLHFHIRSEPVLFPDTDAMQAYEWPGGIEDPRIVEREDGLYVMTYTAYDGHTARLCIATSRDLIHWKKQGLAFPDQPTRWSKSGAIITELKNGKLIARKINGQYWMYWGDTHIFIATSPDLLHWHMMQDSTGQPLPLMGPRAYHFDSRLVEPGPPPVWTPRGIWFVYNGMNARNQRDPRLPPDAYGVGQAWIDPNNPTRVIHRLSAPFLIPEKSYERTGQVNLVCFAEGLVWFSGKWYLYYGTADSRIAVAIYSPGSGVADASE; this is encoded by the coding sequence ATGCGCCTGTACAACAGTTGGATGCTGATAGGTATTTTCTGTTTCCGGATAGCGGCCGGACAATCCGTATCCTGGCCCATGCTGCCTTTTCAGAAACAGGATAGCGTGAATCCCATCCTGTGGCCTGACAGTGCAAAAGAATGGAAAGACCCCGTAAGCCGGCAGCCGGTCCATTGGATGGTGCATAATGTATTGAATCCTGCGGCCATCGTGCACGGGGGACAAATATGGCTGCTGTTCCGCGCTCAGGATGCATCACCCCTGGCACCCACGGGCACCTCGCGCATTGGCTTGGCCTCTTCTTCAGACGGATTGCATTTCCACATCCGGTCCGAACCCGTATTGTTTCCAGACACTGACGCCATGCAGGCTTATGAATGGCCGGGTGGGATTGAAGACCCGCGGATCGTGGAACGTGAAGACGGATTGTATGTAATGACCTACACAGCCTATGATGGCCACACGGCCCGGTTGTGCATAGCCACTTCCCGCGATCTCATCCATTGGAAAAAACAGGGACTGGCCTTCCCAGATCAGCCCACCCGCTGGTCAAAATCAGGTGCCATCATCACCGAATTGAAAAACGGAAAACTAATCGCCAGAAAAATCAACGGCCAATACTGGATGTACTGGGGTGATACCCATATTTTCATAGCCACATCTCCGGATCTGCTGCACTGGCACATGATGCAGGACAGCACCGGACAACCGCTGCCGCTTATGGGCCCCCGGGCTTATCATTTTGACAGCCGGCTTGTAGAGCCGGGTCCTCCGCCGGTATGGACGCCACGGGGCATCTGGTTTGTGTACAACGGGATGAACGCCCGCAACCAGCGAGATCCCCGGCTGCCACCCGACGCCTATGGTGTGGGACAGGCATGGATAGATCCGAATAACCCTACCCGCGTCATTCACAGGCTATCTGCTCCTTTCCTGATTCCGGAAAAAAGTTATGAACGAACGGGACAGGTGAATCTGGTTTGTTTCGCGGAAGGATTGGTCTGGTTTTCCGGTAAATGGTACCTTTATTATGGTACGGCCGATTCGCGCATAGCCGTGGCCATTTACTCGCCCGGCAGCGGAGTAGCTGACGCTTCGGAATGA
- the uvrC gene encoding excinuclease ABC subunit UvrC, translated as MKPEEFKAILPIIPHQPGVYRYYGANHELLYVGKAKDLHKRISSYFTRQVTAYKTRRLVSLIQHIEWTVVNSEQDAFLLENNLIKEFQPRFNINLKDDKTYPYIVIKNEPFPRVFLTRRRIDDGSEYLGPFTSVGKVRELLNFIRSVVQLRTCSLHLTRQNIERKKFRVCLEYHLGNCKGPCEGLQTEEDYMQGIEQVRNILRGNLAPVIAEFKAQMQAHAARLEFEQAEIWKRKIEDLQAYQARSAIVNPRVGDVDVFSVVQDQQYLYVNYLRVLKGLVMDSKSLMVEAKVEEEAADVLLQIIVHLRETFRSQAPEIIVPFHIAFPDPQVKVTVPRSGDKKKLLELSLKNAHFYREEQEQKRRLLLDRKDDGHEMEVLRQLQEDLQLPELPRHIECFDNSNFQGSYPVAACVVFRDGKPSKQDYRHFHVKTVQGIDDFASMREIVYRRYKRLIDEARPLPQLVIIDGGKGQLNAALESIEALGLRGKLTVVGLAKQEEEIFFPGDKESLKLPYHSESLRLIRHIRDEVHRFGIQFHRQIRSKGTFKNELEAIPGIGRRTADQLLMKFRSVKRIRELSEDELRREVGPSRARLIWNWFHSEASATPLPGE; from the coding sequence GTGAAACCAGAAGAATTCAAGGCGATTCTGCCCATCATCCCTCATCAGCCGGGAGTGTACCGGTATTATGGCGCAAATCATGAATTGCTTTATGTGGGCAAGGCAAAAGATCTGCACAAACGGATCAGTTCCTATTTTACCCGCCAGGTGACGGCTTACAAGACACGCAGGCTGGTATCGCTTATCCAGCACATTGAATGGACGGTGGTAAACTCGGAACAGGATGCTTTTTTGCTGGAAAACAACCTGATCAAGGAATTTCAGCCCCGCTTCAACATCAACCTGAAGGACGATAAGACTTATCCGTACATTGTCATTAAAAATGAACCCTTTCCCCGGGTATTTCTCACCCGTCGGCGGATTGATGACGGTTCAGAATACCTGGGTCCTTTTACTTCGGTAGGGAAGGTCAGGGAACTGCTCAATTTTATCCGCTCGGTGGTGCAGCTGCGTACCTGTTCCCTGCATCTGACTCGCCAGAACATTGAGCGTAAGAAATTCAGGGTTTGCCTGGAATATCATCTGGGAAATTGTAAAGGACCCTGCGAAGGACTCCAGACGGAAGAAGATTACATGCAGGGCATTGAACAGGTGAGGAATATCCTGCGGGGCAACCTAGCGCCGGTAATTGCTGAATTCAAAGCGCAGATGCAGGCCCATGCGGCCCGGCTGGAATTTGAGCAGGCCGAAATCTGGAAAAGGAAAATTGAGGACCTGCAGGCCTATCAGGCCCGCTCAGCAATTGTAAATCCCCGTGTGGGGGATGTGGATGTGTTCTCCGTGGTTCAGGATCAGCAATACCTGTATGTGAATTACCTGCGGGTGCTGAAAGGTCTGGTGATGGATAGCAAAAGCCTGATGGTAGAAGCCAAGGTAGAAGAAGAGGCGGCTGATGTACTGCTGCAGATTATTGTGCATCTGAGGGAAACATTCCGAAGTCAGGCTCCGGAGATTATTGTGCCATTTCACATTGCCTTTCCGGATCCGCAGGTAAAAGTGACGGTGCCCCGATCGGGGGATAAGAAGAAACTGCTGGAGCTTTCCTTGAAGAATGCCCATTTTTACCGGGAAGAGCAGGAACAGAAAAGAAGGTTGTTGCTTGATCGCAAGGATGATGGACATGAAATGGAGGTGCTGCGCCAGCTGCAGGAAGACCTGCAACTGCCTGAACTTCCCCGGCATATTGAATGCTTCGACAATTCCAATTTTCAAGGAAGTTATCCGGTGGCTGCCTGTGTGGTTTTCAGGGATGGCAAACCCAGCAAGCAGGATTACCGGCATTTTCATGTAAAAACCGTACAGGGGATTGATGATTTTGCGTCGATGCGGGAAATTGTGTACCGGCGCTATAAGCGGCTGATCGATGAAGCCAGGCCTCTGCCCCAGCTGGTGATTATTGATGGGGGAAAGGGACAGCTGAATGCAGCACTGGAAAGTATAGAAGCCTTAGGCCTCCGGGGCAAACTTACCGTGGTGGGGCTGGCCAAGCAGGAAGAGGAAATTTTCTTTCCGGGCGATAAGGAGAGCCTGAAGTTACCTTACCATAGCGAAAGCCTGCGGCTCATCCGGCATATCCGGGACGAGGTGCATCGGTTTGGGATTCAATTTCACCGGCAGATCCGCAGCAAGGGTACATTTAAGAATGAGCTGGAGGCTATTCCCGGCATTGGCAGGCGTACGGCCGATCAGTTGCTAATGAAGTTCCGCTCGGTGAAGCGGATCCGGGAACTGAGCGAGGATGAACTGCGCCGAGAAGTAGGCCCATCCAGAGCCCGGCTGATATGGAACTGGTTTCATTCCGAAGCGTCAGCTACTCCGCTGCCGGGCGAGTAA